A window from Manis javanica isolate MJ-LG chromosome 10, MJ_LKY, whole genome shotgun sequence encodes these proteins:
- the ARMC5 gene encoding armadillo repeat-containing protein 5 isoform X2 — protein sequence MAAGKPTRTDSLSFCLVQLTAAAGEGLGGGKVTATNETPLGRALLALRTRHVKASGGIERFRARGGLRPLLALLRRAAAAGPAPSQAGPGSAPSSVESAAAAGSTLSSGPAPTNSAAALSPPARLRKTLDLALSILANCCTEGACRAEVRRLGGILSLGAVPLLVESLTACQDSQCLQSVVRALRNLADSPQHRLALAQQGAVRPLAELLASAPDPALTLALVRALLELSRGCSRACAEQLSLGGGLGPLVSLASHPKRVVREATILILANLCAQGLVRPALGNAGGVEVLLSELRWRRGPSGSGPASQQPLVRAVCLLCREAINRARLRDAGGLELLMGLLQDPRSSAWHPHVVAALVGFLYDTGALGRLQALGLVPLLAGQLCGEAGDEEEEGREAASWDFPEERTPERTETGSFRSLRSWLISEGYAAGPGDISPDWSPERCPSLQSELSEPAEPASPAPCPTSQRTPRTLRTPGRSPSTEEPWGREGPALLLLSRFSQAPDPSGALVTSPALCGLLAYVTGAPGPPCPRALRILARLTCNPACLEAFVRSYGAALLRAWLVLGVAPDDWPALRARPAQCSQHRELGEMLLQNLTVQAESPFGVGALTHLLLSGSPEDRVACALTLPFICRKPSLWRRLLLDQGGLRLLLSALTRPAPHPLFLFFAADSLSCLQGLVSPAASLALPPAIPLKLDPPSPCLYEHLLGPAPIPAPDLHFLLDSGLQLPAQRAASATASPFFRALLAGSFAEAQMDLVPLRGLSPSAAWPILHHLHGCRGCGAALGPVPPPGQPLLGSEAEEALEAAGRFLLPGLEEELEEAVGYIHLGPQGGPESVSEVFRLGRPRLAVHCARWTLGPGQCPRKRALALMGLVEAAGEEAGPLTEALLAVVTG from the exons atggcggctgGGAAGCCAACCCGCACGGACTCTCTCTCGTTCTGCCTCGTGCAGCTCACGGCGGCGGCCGGGGAGGGTCTAGGTGGGGGGAAGGTCACAGCTACCAACGAGACACCCTTGGGCCGTGCGCTTTTAGCCCTCCGCACGCGCCACGTCAAGGCATCAGGGGGAATCGAGCGCTTCCGGGCACGCGGCGGGCTCCGCCCCCTCCTTGCACTGCTACGGCGAGCGGCGGCAGCGGGCCCCGCCCCATCCCAGGCTGGCCCCGGCTCCGCCCCCTCGTCGGTCGAGTCAGCGGCTGCTGCTGGCTCCACCCTTTCGTCGGGCCCCGCCCCCACCAATTCGGCGGCGGCGCTCTCGCCGCCAGCGCGCCTGCGCAAGACCCTGGACTTGGCGCTCAGCATCCTTGCCAATTGTTGTACGGAAGGGGCGTGCCGGGCTGAAGTGCGCAGACTCGGAGGTATCCTCTCTTTGG GTGCTGTTCCCCTGCTTGTTGAGAGCCTCACGGCCTGCCAGGACTCACAGTGCCTGCAGAGTGTGGTTCGTGCCCTACGCAACCTGGCTGACTCACCCCAGCACCGCCTGGCCTTGGCACAGCAGGGAGCAGTGCGTCCCCTGGCTGAGCTTCTGGCCTCTGCCCCAGACCCTGCACTGACCTTGGCCCTTGTTCGTGCCCTTCTGGAGCTGAGTAGAGGCTGCTCCCGGGCCTGTGCTGAGCAGCTAAGTCTGGGTGGGGGACTAGGCCCACTCGTCAGCCTGGCATCGCACCCCAAAAGGGTGGTACGGGAGGCAACTATCCTGATCCTTGCCAACCTGTGTGCCCAGGGCTTGGTACGGCCTGCACTGGGCAATGCTGGTGGCGTGGAGGTGCTGCTGAGTGAGCTCCGGTGGCGCCGGGGCCCCAGTGGGTCTGGTCCAGCCTCCCAGCAGCCTTTGGTTCGGGCTGTGTGCCTGCTGTGCCGAGAGGCCATCAACCGGGCTCGATTGCGGGATGCAGGTGGTTTGGAGTTGCTGATGGGCCTGCTGCAGGACCCTCgttccagtgcctggcaccctcATGTTGTGGCTGCCCTCGTAGGCTTCCTCTATGATACTGGGGCCCTGGGCCGGCTACAGGCTCTAGGACTTGTACCTCTCttggctgggcagctgtgtggtgAGGCTGGTgatgaggaagaagaaggaagagaagctgCTTCCTGGGATTTCCCAGAGGAGCGGACTCCTGAACGGACAGAGACTGGAAGCTTCCGAAGCCTGAG GTCGTGGCTGATCTCTGAGGGCTATGCCGCAGGCCCAGGAGACATCTCTCCTGACTGGTCCCCTGAGCGCTGTCCTTCACTGCAGTCGGAGCTGTCAGAACCAGCGGAGCCAGCCAGCCCTGCACCCTGCCCAACCTCACAGCGGACACCCCGCACACTGCGCACTCCAGGCCGTAGCCCTTCCACTGAGGAGCCTTGGGGCCGTGAGGGGCCAGCACTCCTGCTGCTGTCACGCTTCTCCCAGGCTCCTGACCCGAGTGGGGCATTGGTGACCAGCCCAGCTCTGTGTGGTCTACTGGCCTATGTGACAGGTGCACCAGGTCCACCATGTCCACGTGCGCTGCGCATCCTGGCACGCCTCACCTGCAACCCTGCCTGCCTTGAGGCCTTTGTACGCAGCTATGGTGCTGCATTGTTGCGTGCCTGGCTCGTGCTTGGTGTTGCCCCGGATGACTGGCCTGCATTGCGTGCCAGGCCTGCTCAATGCAGCCAGCACCGGGAACTGG GTGAGATGCTGCTGCAGAACCTGACCGTGCAGGCTGAATCACCTTTTGGAGTTGGTGCCCTCACTCACTTGCTGCTCTCTGGGAGCCCTGAGGACCGCGTGGCCTGCGCACTGACCCTGCCCTTCATCTGTCG GAAACCTTCTCTGTGGCGCCGCCTACTACTGGACCAGGGTGGCCTCCGTCTCCTCCTCTCAGCATTAACTCGACCAGCTCCACATccactcttccttttctttgctgCAGACTCCCTTTCCTGCCTCCAAGGCCTTGTTTCTCCTGCTGCAAGCCTTGCCCTCCCACCTGCAATACCCTTGAAACTAGACCCACCCTCGCCTTGCCTCTATGAACATCTGCTGGGCCcagcccccatcccagcccccGACCTGCATTTCTTACTGGACTCAGGCCTACAGCTTCCTGCCCAGCGAGCTGCCTCTGCTACTGCCTCCCCTTTCTTCCGGGCCCTGCTAGCTGGCAGCTTTGCCGAGGCCCAGATGGACTTGGTGCCACTTCGAGGCCTGTCACCTAGTGCAGCCTGGCCTATCCTGCATCACTTGCATGGCTGCCGAGGCTGTGGGGCTGCCTTGGGGCCTGTTCCCCCACCAGGCCAGCCCTTGCTGGGTTCAGAGGCTGAGGAGGCACTCGAGGCTGCTGGCCGTTTCCTGCTGCCTGGGCTGGAAGAGGAGCTTGAAGAGGCTGTGGGCTATATCCACCTGGGACCCCAGGGTGGCCCAGAGTCAGTGAGTGAAGTATTTCGCCTGGGCCGGCCTCGGCTGGCTGTGCACTGTGCCCGCTGGACACTGGGACCAGGGCAGTGCCCACGGAAGCGGGCCTTGGCCCTCATGGGGCTTGTGGAGGCTGCAGGCGAGGAAGCAGGACCCCTGACTGAGGCTTTATTGGCTGTGGTGACAGGTTGA
- the ARMC5 gene encoding armadillo repeat-containing protein 5 isoform X1 encodes MAAGKPTRTDSLSFCLVQLTAAAGEGLGGGKVTATNETPLGRALLALRTRHVKASGGIERFRARGGLRPLLALLRRAAAAGPAPSQAGPGSAPSSVESAAAAGSTLSSGPAPTNSAAALSPPARLRKTLDLALSILANCCTEGACRAEVRRLGGILSLVTILQSIKTDSIQNRTARALGNLAMEPESCGDIHSAGAVPLLVESLTACQDSQCLQSVVRALRNLADSPQHRLALAQQGAVRPLAELLASAPDPALTLALVRALLELSRGCSRACAEQLSLGGGLGPLVSLASHPKRVVREATILILANLCAQGLVRPALGNAGGVEVLLSELRWRRGPSGSGPASQQPLVRAVCLLCREAINRARLRDAGGLELLMGLLQDPRSSAWHPHVVAALVGFLYDTGALGRLQALGLVPLLAGQLCGEAGDEEEEGREAASWDFPEERTPERTETGSFRSLRSWLISEGYAAGPGDISPDWSPERCPSLQSELSEPAEPASPAPCPTSQRTPRTLRTPGRSPSTEEPWGREGPALLLLSRFSQAPDPSGALVTSPALCGLLAYVTGAPGPPCPRALRILARLTCNPACLEAFVRSYGAALLRAWLVLGVAPDDWPALRARPAQCSQHRELGEMLLQNLTVQAESPFGVGALTHLLLSGSPEDRVACALTLPFICRKPSLWRRLLLDQGGLRLLLSALTRPAPHPLFLFFAADSLSCLQGLVSPAASLALPPAIPLKLDPPSPCLYEHLLGPAPIPAPDLHFLLDSGLQLPAQRAASATASPFFRALLAGSFAEAQMDLVPLRGLSPSAAWPILHHLHGCRGCGAALGPVPPPGQPLLGSEAEEALEAAGRFLLPGLEEELEEAVGYIHLGPQGGPESVSEVFRLGRPRLAVHCARWTLGPGQCPRKRALALMGLVEAAGEEAGPLTEALLAVVTG; translated from the exons atggcggctgGGAAGCCAACCCGCACGGACTCTCTCTCGTTCTGCCTCGTGCAGCTCACGGCGGCGGCCGGGGAGGGTCTAGGTGGGGGGAAGGTCACAGCTACCAACGAGACACCCTTGGGCCGTGCGCTTTTAGCCCTCCGCACGCGCCACGTCAAGGCATCAGGGGGAATCGAGCGCTTCCGGGCACGCGGCGGGCTCCGCCCCCTCCTTGCACTGCTACGGCGAGCGGCGGCAGCGGGCCCCGCCCCATCCCAGGCTGGCCCCGGCTCCGCCCCCTCGTCGGTCGAGTCAGCGGCTGCTGCTGGCTCCACCCTTTCGTCGGGCCCCGCCCCCACCAATTCGGCGGCGGCGCTCTCGCCGCCAGCGCGCCTGCGCAAGACCCTGGACTTGGCGCTCAGCATCCTTGCCAATTGTTGTACGGAAGGGGCGTGCCGGGCTGAAGTGCGCAGACTCGGAGGTATCCTCTCTTTGG TGACTATTCTTCAGTCCATAAAGACAGACAGCATCCAAAATCGAACAGCCCGTGCTCTGGGGAACTTAGCCATGGAACCTGAAAGCTGTGGGGACATCCATTCTGCTG GTGCTGTTCCCCTGCTTGTTGAGAGCCTCACGGCCTGCCAGGACTCACAGTGCCTGCAGAGTGTGGTTCGTGCCCTACGCAACCTGGCTGACTCACCCCAGCACCGCCTGGCCTTGGCACAGCAGGGAGCAGTGCGTCCCCTGGCTGAGCTTCTGGCCTCTGCCCCAGACCCTGCACTGACCTTGGCCCTTGTTCGTGCCCTTCTGGAGCTGAGTAGAGGCTGCTCCCGGGCCTGTGCTGAGCAGCTAAGTCTGGGTGGGGGACTAGGCCCACTCGTCAGCCTGGCATCGCACCCCAAAAGGGTGGTACGGGAGGCAACTATCCTGATCCTTGCCAACCTGTGTGCCCAGGGCTTGGTACGGCCTGCACTGGGCAATGCTGGTGGCGTGGAGGTGCTGCTGAGTGAGCTCCGGTGGCGCCGGGGCCCCAGTGGGTCTGGTCCAGCCTCCCAGCAGCCTTTGGTTCGGGCTGTGTGCCTGCTGTGCCGAGAGGCCATCAACCGGGCTCGATTGCGGGATGCAGGTGGTTTGGAGTTGCTGATGGGCCTGCTGCAGGACCCTCgttccagtgcctggcaccctcATGTTGTGGCTGCCCTCGTAGGCTTCCTCTATGATACTGGGGCCCTGGGCCGGCTACAGGCTCTAGGACTTGTACCTCTCttggctgggcagctgtgtggtgAGGCTGGTgatgaggaagaagaaggaagagaagctgCTTCCTGGGATTTCCCAGAGGAGCGGACTCCTGAACGGACAGAGACTGGAAGCTTCCGAAGCCTGAG GTCGTGGCTGATCTCTGAGGGCTATGCCGCAGGCCCAGGAGACATCTCTCCTGACTGGTCCCCTGAGCGCTGTCCTTCACTGCAGTCGGAGCTGTCAGAACCAGCGGAGCCAGCCAGCCCTGCACCCTGCCCAACCTCACAGCGGACACCCCGCACACTGCGCACTCCAGGCCGTAGCCCTTCCACTGAGGAGCCTTGGGGCCGTGAGGGGCCAGCACTCCTGCTGCTGTCACGCTTCTCCCAGGCTCCTGACCCGAGTGGGGCATTGGTGACCAGCCCAGCTCTGTGTGGTCTACTGGCCTATGTGACAGGTGCACCAGGTCCACCATGTCCACGTGCGCTGCGCATCCTGGCACGCCTCACCTGCAACCCTGCCTGCCTTGAGGCCTTTGTACGCAGCTATGGTGCTGCATTGTTGCGTGCCTGGCTCGTGCTTGGTGTTGCCCCGGATGACTGGCCTGCATTGCGTGCCAGGCCTGCTCAATGCAGCCAGCACCGGGAACTGG GTGAGATGCTGCTGCAGAACCTGACCGTGCAGGCTGAATCACCTTTTGGAGTTGGTGCCCTCACTCACTTGCTGCTCTCTGGGAGCCCTGAGGACCGCGTGGCCTGCGCACTGACCCTGCCCTTCATCTGTCG GAAACCTTCTCTGTGGCGCCGCCTACTACTGGACCAGGGTGGCCTCCGTCTCCTCCTCTCAGCATTAACTCGACCAGCTCCACATccactcttccttttctttgctgCAGACTCCCTTTCCTGCCTCCAAGGCCTTGTTTCTCCTGCTGCAAGCCTTGCCCTCCCACCTGCAATACCCTTGAAACTAGACCCACCCTCGCCTTGCCTCTATGAACATCTGCTGGGCCcagcccccatcccagcccccGACCTGCATTTCTTACTGGACTCAGGCCTACAGCTTCCTGCCCAGCGAGCTGCCTCTGCTACTGCCTCCCCTTTCTTCCGGGCCCTGCTAGCTGGCAGCTTTGCCGAGGCCCAGATGGACTTGGTGCCACTTCGAGGCCTGTCACCTAGTGCAGCCTGGCCTATCCTGCATCACTTGCATGGCTGCCGAGGCTGTGGGGCTGCCTTGGGGCCTGTTCCCCCACCAGGCCAGCCCTTGCTGGGTTCAGAGGCTGAGGAGGCACTCGAGGCTGCTGGCCGTTTCCTGCTGCCTGGGCTGGAAGAGGAGCTTGAAGAGGCTGTGGGCTATATCCACCTGGGACCCCAGGGTGGCCCAGAGTCAGTGAGTGAAGTATTTCGCCTGGGCCGGCCTCGGCTGGCTGTGCACTGTGCCCGCTGGACACTGGGACCAGGGCAGTGCCCACGGAAGCGGGCCTTGGCCCTCATGGGGCTTGTGGAGGCTGCAGGCGAGGAAGCAGGACCCCTGACTGAGGCTTTATTGGCTGTGGTGACAGGTTGA
- the ARMC5 gene encoding armadillo repeat-containing protein 5 isoform X3 yields the protein MEPESCGDIHSAGAVPLLVESLTACQDSQCLQSVVRALRNLADSPQHRLALAQQGAVRPLAELLASAPDPALTLALVRALLELSRGCSRACAEQLSLGGGLGPLVSLASHPKRVVREATILILANLCAQGLVRPALGNAGGVEVLLSELRWRRGPSGSGPASQQPLVRAVCLLCREAINRARLRDAGGLELLMGLLQDPRSSAWHPHVVAALVGFLYDTGALGRLQALGLVPLLAGQLCGEAGDEEEEGREAASWDFPEERTPERTETGSFRSLRSWLISEGYAAGPGDISPDWSPERCPSLQSELSEPAEPASPAPCPTSQRTPRTLRTPGRSPSTEEPWGREGPALLLLSRFSQAPDPSGALVTSPALCGLLAYVTGAPGPPCPRALRILARLTCNPACLEAFVRSYGAALLRAWLVLGVAPDDWPALRARPAQCSQHRELGEMLLQNLTVQAESPFGVGALTHLLLSGSPEDRVACALTLPFICRKPSLWRRLLLDQGGLRLLLSALTRPAPHPLFLFFAADSLSCLQGLVSPAASLALPPAIPLKLDPPSPCLYEHLLGPAPIPAPDLHFLLDSGLQLPAQRAASATASPFFRALLAGSFAEAQMDLVPLRGLSPSAAWPILHHLHGCRGCGAALGPVPPPGQPLLGSEAEEALEAAGRFLLPGLEEELEEAVGYIHLGPQGGPESVSEVFRLGRPRLAVHCARWTLGPGQCPRKRALALMGLVEAAGEEAGPLTEALLAVVTG from the exons ATGGAACCTGAAAGCTGTGGGGACATCCATTCTGCTG GTGCTGTTCCCCTGCTTGTTGAGAGCCTCACGGCCTGCCAGGACTCACAGTGCCTGCAGAGTGTGGTTCGTGCCCTACGCAACCTGGCTGACTCACCCCAGCACCGCCTGGCCTTGGCACAGCAGGGAGCAGTGCGTCCCCTGGCTGAGCTTCTGGCCTCTGCCCCAGACCCTGCACTGACCTTGGCCCTTGTTCGTGCCCTTCTGGAGCTGAGTAGAGGCTGCTCCCGGGCCTGTGCTGAGCAGCTAAGTCTGGGTGGGGGACTAGGCCCACTCGTCAGCCTGGCATCGCACCCCAAAAGGGTGGTACGGGAGGCAACTATCCTGATCCTTGCCAACCTGTGTGCCCAGGGCTTGGTACGGCCTGCACTGGGCAATGCTGGTGGCGTGGAGGTGCTGCTGAGTGAGCTCCGGTGGCGCCGGGGCCCCAGTGGGTCTGGTCCAGCCTCCCAGCAGCCTTTGGTTCGGGCTGTGTGCCTGCTGTGCCGAGAGGCCATCAACCGGGCTCGATTGCGGGATGCAGGTGGTTTGGAGTTGCTGATGGGCCTGCTGCAGGACCCTCgttccagtgcctggcaccctcATGTTGTGGCTGCCCTCGTAGGCTTCCTCTATGATACTGGGGCCCTGGGCCGGCTACAGGCTCTAGGACTTGTACCTCTCttggctgggcagctgtgtggtgAGGCTGGTgatgaggaagaagaaggaagagaagctgCTTCCTGGGATTTCCCAGAGGAGCGGACTCCTGAACGGACAGAGACTGGAAGCTTCCGAAGCCTGAG GTCGTGGCTGATCTCTGAGGGCTATGCCGCAGGCCCAGGAGACATCTCTCCTGACTGGTCCCCTGAGCGCTGTCCTTCACTGCAGTCGGAGCTGTCAGAACCAGCGGAGCCAGCCAGCCCTGCACCCTGCCCAACCTCACAGCGGACACCCCGCACACTGCGCACTCCAGGCCGTAGCCCTTCCACTGAGGAGCCTTGGGGCCGTGAGGGGCCAGCACTCCTGCTGCTGTCACGCTTCTCCCAGGCTCCTGACCCGAGTGGGGCATTGGTGACCAGCCCAGCTCTGTGTGGTCTACTGGCCTATGTGACAGGTGCACCAGGTCCACCATGTCCACGTGCGCTGCGCATCCTGGCACGCCTCACCTGCAACCCTGCCTGCCTTGAGGCCTTTGTACGCAGCTATGGTGCTGCATTGTTGCGTGCCTGGCTCGTGCTTGGTGTTGCCCCGGATGACTGGCCTGCATTGCGTGCCAGGCCTGCTCAATGCAGCCAGCACCGGGAACTGG GTGAGATGCTGCTGCAGAACCTGACCGTGCAGGCTGAATCACCTTTTGGAGTTGGTGCCCTCACTCACTTGCTGCTCTCTGGGAGCCCTGAGGACCGCGTGGCCTGCGCACTGACCCTGCCCTTCATCTGTCG GAAACCTTCTCTGTGGCGCCGCCTACTACTGGACCAGGGTGGCCTCCGTCTCCTCCTCTCAGCATTAACTCGACCAGCTCCACATccactcttccttttctttgctgCAGACTCCCTTTCCTGCCTCCAAGGCCTTGTTTCTCCTGCTGCAAGCCTTGCCCTCCCACCTGCAATACCCTTGAAACTAGACCCACCCTCGCCTTGCCTCTATGAACATCTGCTGGGCCcagcccccatcccagcccccGACCTGCATTTCTTACTGGACTCAGGCCTACAGCTTCCTGCCCAGCGAGCTGCCTCTGCTACTGCCTCCCCTTTCTTCCGGGCCCTGCTAGCTGGCAGCTTTGCCGAGGCCCAGATGGACTTGGTGCCACTTCGAGGCCTGTCACCTAGTGCAGCCTGGCCTATCCTGCATCACTTGCATGGCTGCCGAGGCTGTGGGGCTGCCTTGGGGCCTGTTCCCCCACCAGGCCAGCCCTTGCTGGGTTCAGAGGCTGAGGAGGCACTCGAGGCTGCTGGCCGTTTCCTGCTGCCTGGGCTGGAAGAGGAGCTTGAAGAGGCTGTGGGCTATATCCACCTGGGACCCCAGGGTGGCCCAGAGTCAGTGAGTGAAGTATTTCGCCTGGGCCGGCCTCGGCTGGCTGTGCACTGTGCCCGCTGGACACTGGGACCAGGGCAGTGCCCACGGAAGCGGGCCTTGGCCCTCATGGGGCTTGTGGAGGCTGCAGGCGAGGAAGCAGGACCCCTGACTGAGGCTTTATTGGCTGTGGTGACAGGTTGA
- the ARMC5 gene encoding armadillo repeat-containing protein 5 isoform X4, with product MAAGKPTRTDSLSFCLVQLTAAAGEGLGGGKVTATNETPLGRALLALRTRHVKASGGIERFRARGGLRPLLALLRRAAAAGPAPSQAGPGSAPSSVESAAAAGSTLSSGPAPTNSAAALSPPARLRKTLDLALSILANCCTEGACRAEVRRLGGILSLVTILQSIKTDSIQNRTARALGNLAMEPESCGDIHSAGAVPLLVESLTACQDSQCLQSVVRALRNLADSPQHRLALAQQGAVRPLAELLASAPDPALTLALVRALLELSRGCSRACAEQLSLGGGLGPLVSLASHPKRVVREATILILANLCAQGLVRPALGNAGGVEVLLSELRWRRGPSGSGPASQQPLVRAVCLLCREAINRARLRDAGGLELLMGLLQDPRSSAWHPHVVAALVGFLYDTGALGRLQALGLVPLLAGQLCGEAGDEEEEGREAASWDFPEERTPERTETGSFRSLRSWLISEGYAAGPGDISPDWSPERCPSLQSELSEPAEPASPAPCPTSQRTPRTLRTPGRSPSTEEPWGREGPALLLLSRFSQAPDPSGALVTSPALCGLLAYVTGAPGPPCPRALRILARLTCNPACLEAFVRSYGAALLRAWLVLGVAPDDWPALRARPAQCSQHRELGEMLLQNLTVQAESPFGVGALTHLLLSGSPEDRVACALTLPFICRFPFSPKETFSVAPPTTGPGWPPSPPLSINSTSSTSTLPFLCCRLPFLPPRPCFSCCKPCPPTCNTLETRPTLALPL from the exons atggcggctgGGAAGCCAACCCGCACGGACTCTCTCTCGTTCTGCCTCGTGCAGCTCACGGCGGCGGCCGGGGAGGGTCTAGGTGGGGGGAAGGTCACAGCTACCAACGAGACACCCTTGGGCCGTGCGCTTTTAGCCCTCCGCACGCGCCACGTCAAGGCATCAGGGGGAATCGAGCGCTTCCGGGCACGCGGCGGGCTCCGCCCCCTCCTTGCACTGCTACGGCGAGCGGCGGCAGCGGGCCCCGCCCCATCCCAGGCTGGCCCCGGCTCCGCCCCCTCGTCGGTCGAGTCAGCGGCTGCTGCTGGCTCCACCCTTTCGTCGGGCCCCGCCCCCACCAATTCGGCGGCGGCGCTCTCGCCGCCAGCGCGCCTGCGCAAGACCCTGGACTTGGCGCTCAGCATCCTTGCCAATTGTTGTACGGAAGGGGCGTGCCGGGCTGAAGTGCGCAGACTCGGAGGTATCCTCTCTTTGG TGACTATTCTTCAGTCCATAAAGACAGACAGCATCCAAAATCGAACAGCCCGTGCTCTGGGGAACTTAGCCATGGAACCTGAAAGCTGTGGGGACATCCATTCTGCTG GTGCTGTTCCCCTGCTTGTTGAGAGCCTCACGGCCTGCCAGGACTCACAGTGCCTGCAGAGTGTGGTTCGTGCCCTACGCAACCTGGCTGACTCACCCCAGCACCGCCTGGCCTTGGCACAGCAGGGAGCAGTGCGTCCCCTGGCTGAGCTTCTGGCCTCTGCCCCAGACCCTGCACTGACCTTGGCCCTTGTTCGTGCCCTTCTGGAGCTGAGTAGAGGCTGCTCCCGGGCCTGTGCTGAGCAGCTAAGTCTGGGTGGGGGACTAGGCCCACTCGTCAGCCTGGCATCGCACCCCAAAAGGGTGGTACGGGAGGCAACTATCCTGATCCTTGCCAACCTGTGTGCCCAGGGCTTGGTACGGCCTGCACTGGGCAATGCTGGTGGCGTGGAGGTGCTGCTGAGTGAGCTCCGGTGGCGCCGGGGCCCCAGTGGGTCTGGTCCAGCCTCCCAGCAGCCTTTGGTTCGGGCTGTGTGCCTGCTGTGCCGAGAGGCCATCAACCGGGCTCGATTGCGGGATGCAGGTGGTTTGGAGTTGCTGATGGGCCTGCTGCAGGACCCTCgttccagtgcctggcaccctcATGTTGTGGCTGCCCTCGTAGGCTTCCTCTATGATACTGGGGCCCTGGGCCGGCTACAGGCTCTAGGACTTGTACCTCTCttggctgggcagctgtgtggtgAGGCTGGTgatgaggaagaagaaggaagagaagctgCTTCCTGGGATTTCCCAGAGGAGCGGACTCCTGAACGGACAGAGACTGGAAGCTTCCGAAGCCTGAG GTCGTGGCTGATCTCTGAGGGCTATGCCGCAGGCCCAGGAGACATCTCTCCTGACTGGTCCCCTGAGCGCTGTCCTTCACTGCAGTCGGAGCTGTCAGAACCAGCGGAGCCAGCCAGCCCTGCACCCTGCCCAACCTCACAGCGGACACCCCGCACACTGCGCACTCCAGGCCGTAGCCCTTCCACTGAGGAGCCTTGGGGCCGTGAGGGGCCAGCACTCCTGCTGCTGTCACGCTTCTCCCAGGCTCCTGACCCGAGTGGGGCATTGGTGACCAGCCCAGCTCTGTGTGGTCTACTGGCCTATGTGACAGGTGCACCAGGTCCACCATGTCCACGTGCGCTGCGCATCCTGGCACGCCTCACCTGCAACCCTGCCTGCCTTGAGGCCTTTGTACGCAGCTATGGTGCTGCATTGTTGCGTGCCTGGCTCGTGCTTGGTGTTGCCCCGGATGACTGGCCTGCATTGCGTGCCAGGCCTGCTCAATGCAGCCAGCACCGGGAACTGG GTGAGATGCTGCTGCAGAACCTGACCGTGCAGGCTGAATCACCTTTTGGAGTTGGTGCCCTCACTCACTTGCTGCTCTCTGGGAGCCCTGAGGACCGCGTGGCCTGCGCACTGACCCTGCCCTTCATCTGTCG TTTCCCTTTCTCCCCAAAGGAAACCTTCTCTGTGGCGCCGCCTACTACTGGACCAGGGTGGCCTCCGTCTCCTCCTCTCAGCATTAACTCGACCAGCTCCACATccactcttccttttctttgctgCAGACTCCCTTTCCTGCCTCCAAGGCCTTGTTTCTCCTGCTGCAAGCCTTGCCCTCCCACCTGCAATACCCTTGAAACTAGACCCACCCTCGCCTTGCCTCTATGA